In Triticum aestivum cultivar Chinese Spring chromosome 5B, IWGSC CS RefSeq v2.1, whole genome shotgun sequence, the following proteins share a genomic window:
- the LOC123111487 gene encoding receptor like protein kinase S.2, which translates to MSLRRLCFVLPMDGDEVLVASADDDDAWRRPRERMGSYVRGKVGRALSCLRCGCRDSRSAAGFEDMDGVYEVGARKIRGAAGPRVFSYSELYIGTSGFSDQEVLGSGGFGRVYRAVLPSDGTTVAVKCVASVGVDRFEKSFLAELAAVARLRHRNLVRLRGWCVRDEEELLLVYDYMPNRSLDRLLFAPASAAPGAPALGWDRRRRIVAGLAAALLYLHEQLDTQIIHRDVKTSNVMLDSEYNARLGDFGLARWLEHAVEDAPPMKKLELLPSPPSVRSTSSFSSSANYQFRLIDTSRIGGTIGYLPPESFQRRGAATAKSDVFSFGIVLLEVATGRRVVDLAYPDDQIFMLDWVRRLSDDGKLLKACDRKLPEGARAMFDMGRFIHLGLLCSLHDPRARPTMKWVVENISGSCSGDLPALPSFLALPKYISLTSSSSDSGTSTTIAGTNSTATSAASTKHMYATAAGTTIYLTAEDGRSPTGGSGENKSGSSQRSSPRPAVAVPNVDTPREISYKEIVEITNDFSESQVVAELDFGTGYEGFLDNGNGGRVHVLVKRLGMKTCPALRVRFANELCNLAKLRHRNLVQLRGWCTDHGEMLVVYDHSAGNLLSHHLLARHSNSGILSWRHRYGIVRALASAVLYLHEEWDEQVIHRNITSAAVFLDSDRSPRLGSFALAEFLSRNEHNNPHVVLPTGSGTARGIFGYMSPEYMETGEATTMADVYSFGVVVLEVVTGAMAVDMRSPEVLLVKKVQVGQEQDVRDVEALADRRLDGRLDRRELVRLAKLGIACTRSDPAARPSMRKIVSILDGNDEVLRKFERRMESREEWERKNAAALSLVRRLQALGIH; encoded by the coding sequence ATGTCGCTCCGCCGGCTGTGCTTCGTGCTGCCCATGGACGGGGACGAGGTCCTCGTGGCCTCtgccgacgacgacgacgcctgGCGCCGCCCCCGGGAGAGGATGGGCTCGTACGTCCGCGGCAAGGTCGGCCGCGCGCTGTCCTGCCTCCGCTGTGGGTGCCGTGACTCCCGGTCGGCGGCGGGCTTCGAGGACATGGACGGCGTGTACGAGGTCGGGGCGAGGAAGATCAGAGGCGCGGCCGGGCCCAGGGTGTTCAGCTACTCGGAGCTCTACATCGGCACCAGCGGCTTCAGCGATCAAGAAGTCCTCGGTAGCGGGGGATTCGGGCGGGTGTACCGCGCCGTGCTGCCAAGTGATGGCACCACGGTGGCCGTCAAGTGCGTTGCCAGCGTCGGCGTCGACCGCTTCGAGAAGTCGTTCCTGGCGGAGCTGGCCGCGGTGGCCCGGCTGCGGCACCGCAACCTCGTGCGGCTCCGCGGGTGGTGCGTCCGGGACGAGGAGGAGCTGCTGCTCGTGTACGACTACATGCCCAACCGCAGCCTCGACCGCCTACTCTTCGCGCCGGCCTCGGCTGCCCCGGGAGCTCCCGCGCTCGGCTGGGACCGGCGTCGGCGCATCGTCGCCGgcctcgccgccgcgctgctcTACCTGCACGAGCAGCTCGACACACAGATCATCCACCGGGACGTCAAGACCAGCAACGTCATGCTTGATTCCGAGTACAACGCCAGGCTGGGGGACTTCGGCCTCGCCCGCTGGCTCGAGCACGCCGTGGAGGATGCGCCGCCCATGAAAAAGCTCGAGCTGCTGCCGTCGCCGCCTTCCGTGCGGTCGACGTCGTCGTTTTCCTCGTCGGCCAACTACCAGTTCCGGCTGATCGACACGAGCAGGATCGGCGGCACCATCGGGTACCTCCCTCCGGAGAGTTTCCAGCGCAGGGGCGCGGCCACGGCCAAGTCCGACGTGTTCAGCTTCGGAATTGTGCTCCTGGAGGTGGCCACCGGACGCCGGGTGGTCGATCTGGCGTACCCCGACGACCAAATCTTCATGCTCGATTGGGTACGCCGGCTGTCCGACGATGGAAAGCTTCTCAAAGCCTGTGATCGTAAGCTGCCGGAAGGCGCGCGCGCCATGTTCGACATGGGCCGGTTCATCCACCTCGGCCTCCTCTGCTCGCTGCATGACCCGAGGGCTCGTCCtacgatgaagtgggtggtggagaACATCTCCGGCAGCTGCTCCGGCGACCTCCCGGCGCTTCCGTCCTTCTTAGCACTCCCAAAGTACATCTCTCTCACCTCATCCTCCTCCGACTCCGGTACCTCGACAACAATCGCCGGCACGAACAGCACAGCCACATCTGCCGCATCTACGAAGCACATGTACGCCACAGCGGCTGGCACCACCATTTACCTCACTGCAGAAGACGGCAGGTCGCCCACAGGCGGCTCGGGTGAGAATAAGAGCGGCAGCAGCCAGCGATCGTCGCCGCGGCCAGCGGTGGCCGTTCCAAATGTGGATACTCCGCGTGAGATATCGTACAAGGAGATCGTGGAGATTACGAACGATTTCTCCGAGTCGCAGGTGGTGGCGGAGCTGGACTTCGGGACAGGGTACGAGGGCTTCTTGGACAACGGCAATGGCGGGCGCGTCCACGTCCTCGTGAAGCGGCTGGGCATGAAGACGTGCCCGGCGCTGCGCGTCAGGTTCGCGAACGAGCTCTGCAACCTGGCCAAGCTGCGGCACCGGAACCTGGTGCAGCTGCGCGGGTGGTGCACGGACCACGGCGAGATGCTCGTCGTCTACGACCACTCCGCGGGGAACCTCTTGAGCCACCACCTCCTCGCCCGGCACAGCAATTCTGGCATACTCTCGTGGCGCCACAGGTACGGCATCGTGAGGGCGCTGGCGTCCGCCGTGCTGTACCTGCACGAGGAGTGGGACGAGCAGGTCATCCACCGCAACATCACGTCGGCGGCGGTGTTCCTGGACTCCGACCGGAGCCCGCGGCTGGGCAGCTTCGCGCTCGCCGAGTTCCTGTCAAGAAACGAGCACAATAATCCCCACGTAGTTTTGCCCACCGGCTCAGGTACAGCGCGGGGCATCTTCGGGTACATGTCGCCGGAGTACATGGAGACCGGCGAGGCCACCACGATGGccgacgtgtacagcttcggggTGGTGGTTCTCGAGGTCGTGACCGGCGCGATGGCGGTAGACATGAGGTCGCCGGAGGTGCTCCTCGTAAAGAAGGTGCAGGTCGGCCAGGAGCAGGACGTCCGTGACGTGGAAGCGCTCGCGGACAGGCGGCTGGACGGCAGGCTCGATCGGCGAGAGCTGGTGCGGCTGGCGAAGCTGGGCATCGCGTGCACGCGGTCGGACCCGGCGGCGCGGCCGAGCATGAGGAAAATCGTCAGCATTCTGGACGGCAACGACGAGGTGCTGAGGAAGTTCGAGCGGCGGATGGAGAGCAGGGAGGAGTGGGAGAGGAAGAACGCGGCGGCTCTGTCCTTGGTCCGGAGATTGCAGGCTCTTGGTATACACTGA